One region of Brassica napus cultivar Da-Ae chromosome A10, Da-Ae, whole genome shotgun sequence genomic DNA includes:
- the LOC106387797 gene encoding protein GFS12-like, whose product MRGEVCFDCLQQRIKSDFSDQIVFSYGLSDSPLPFGSSAVVKVSDSSEEGVSASDFDSSSSQFVLEYLRKEEHGCLVNYVEGLGNSNDDVDCDENLICSHFKATNGRELGLGTEDISCESSGSFPSRRALAALLPIAQISKCCSASHLQKLAFSFLSECPEDYILASLNRLIGGESSAQETESFLRLLGLPLLEEESDLPGLRHPNLSPVLGVLTSSDCLVSVLPKPPFTLENILYYSPNALKSEWHRSFIVYQLLSALAHLHGLGIPHGDIRPSNIFLSESLWSWLKIYSKPDLGSGDANSSASRKSLCVEGCYYSGLYADLKISSHLDWQTIFDKWWKGEASNFEYLLFLNKLAGRRWGDHTFHPVMPWVIDFSKKPEKDSDSGWRDLRKSKWRLAKGDEQLDFTYSTFEIPHHVSDECLSELAVCSYKARRLPLSVLRKAVRSVYEPNEYPSDMQRLYDWTPDECIPEFYCDSRIFCSLHPSMSDLAVPPWASSPEEFIRLHRDALESPHVSSRLHHWIDITFGYKMSGQAAITAKNVMLSSSEPAVPRSVGRRQLFFRPHPVRLRFSREKEQSRNEQEMHTFHGFGVDNKRSVILEADEYLEETEEASAFSEHASHLSPQYHLYQNLDESPLHESSSENTNKADTSLSGTSRNKGVPSDICLNYLLEHIDVRDEVSIEPQELLLWRQDFCLGKAIAEDIFSIGCVLAELYLMRPLFNSVSLATYLEGGDLPELIKELPPLTKVLVEACIERDWRRRPSAKSLLNSPYFSATVKSAYLFAAPLHLLAKGGTRLYYAASFAKQGALKAMGSFVAEMCAAYCLPLVTTLLSDNECEWAYVLIKEFTKYLTPVAVQRLVLPSIQKILLTTGYSHLKVSLLQDSFVRELWTRIGKRVYLEMIHPLVISNLYNSPDKISASAASVLLIGSSEELGAPVTVHQTILPLINYFGKGIRTDGIEVLVRIGRLLGVNYIVKQMMPLLEHVVCFCIDLSSMKKPEPVHSWCSLALTDCLITLDGLVALIPDELLIHELTKGRLCLHVRVLMQKNLELRVLQFAATSLMSICQRIGQELTALHVLPQLKELFDEFAFSEKSTDVSDSLNWKIRTTERNSHPESPIKSRMDLVLLLYPSFASLLGMEKLRQGCPTWLLLEQYLLKHHNWKWEYTGRSSRYNMETKPVLSKGPASKHTPKTLLNGSGRVVPQSQGLRNSNHLKPHIHDPVEGQEEVLSPLVHEPWSWFPSPVACWDGLDIGRFGNPKDEQRWKIRASVLSSAHAHRGALRSLVVSEDECTVFTSGIDPGFKGSVQKWELASLSCVSGYHAHEEVVNDISILSSTGKIASCDGTIHVWNSQTGKLIHLFSESPADQDQDQASSYLSSNNNSNQSNRHVSHGLSNGIFDGNMYTCMHYLEYMDQLVVGTGSGALRFIDLARGQKLQLWSGESFESGSTSLVSALCSGGSHTKQGDGASVSPSWIAAGFSSGQCKLFDLRKGGVISSWRAHDGYVTKLAAPESHLLVSSSLDKTLRIWDLRKSWTPEPFVVKGHNDGVSGFSIWGKDVISISRNNIGVFSLSKSQDEDEQQQQQRIIPQKLYMAEKGGRVRSDLSTICVLPFSRLFIVGAHDGYLRICC is encoded by the exons ATGCGAGGTGAAGTTTGCTTCGATTGCCTCCAGCAACGGATCAAGTCAGACTTCTCCGATCAGATCGTCTTCTCTTACGGCCTCTCCGATTCTCCGCTTCCTTTCGGATCCTCCGCCGTCGTTAAG GTTTCTGACTCTAGCGAGGAGGGAGTTTCTGCTTCTGATTTTGATTCTAGTTCATCTCAGTTCGTTTTGGAGTATCTCCGCAAGGAAGAACATGGTTGCTTAGTCAATTACGT TGAAGGACTTGGGAATTCAAACGATGATGTTGACTGTGATGAGAATTTGATTTGTTCACACTTTAAGGCTACGAACGGCAGAGAGTTAGGCTTAGGCACAGAGGACATCTCTTGCGAGTCTTCAGGTAGTTTTCCAAGCAGGAGAGCGTTGGCTGCACTTTTACCAATTGCTCAGATTAGCAAATGTTGTTCTGCCTCTCATCTTCAAAAGCTTGCTTTTAGTTTCCTTTCTGAGTGCCCGGAAGATTATATTTTAGCCTCTCTAAATCGCCTGATTGGTGGAGAGTCATCTGCACAAGAAACTGAAAGTTTCCTTCGTCTTCTTGGGTTACCGTTGTTAGAGGAGGAAAGCGATCTTCCAGGTCTCAGGCATCCAAATCTGTCACCGGTCTTGGGGGTTCTGACATCATCTGATTGTTTGGTCTCAGTGCTCCCCAAACCCCCGTTTACATTGGAAAACATTCTCTACTACAGTCCTAATGCTTTAAAGTCAGAGTGGCACAGAAGTTTTATTGTATATCAGCTGTTGTCTGCGCTAGCTCACTTGCATGGGTTGGGGATCCCCCATGGGGATATTCGTCCATCAAACATTTTCTTGTCTGAATCGTTGTGGAGTTGGTTAAAGATCTATAGCAAGCCTGATTTAGGATCTGGAGATGCCAATTCATCTGCCTCAAGAAAAAGTTTGTGTGTAGAGGGTTGCTATTATTCTGGCCTTTATGCTGATCTTAAAATTTCTTCACATCTGGACTGGCAGACTATCTTTGATAAATGGTGGAAGGGAGAGGCTAGCAATTTTGAGTATTTACTCTTCTTAAACAAACTAGCAGGCCGAAGGTGGGGAGACCACACATTTCATCCAGTAATGCCATGGGTCATAGATTTCAGCAAAAAACCTGAAAAAGATAGTGACTCAGGCTGGCGGGATTTAAGGAAAAGCAAATGGAGATTGGCAAAAGGAGATGAGCAGTTAGATTTTACCTATTCGACATTTGAGATTCCGCATCATGTTTCAGATGAATGTCTGTCTGAGCTGGCTGTTTGCAGCTACAAAGCTAGGAGACTGCCACTGAGCGTCCTGCGTAAGGCAGTTCGATCTGTGTACGAGCCTAATGAGTATCCCTCTGATATGCAAAGGCTTTATGATTGGACCCCTGACGAGTGCATCCCTGAGTTTTACTGCGATTCCCGCATCTTCTGCTCTCTTCATCCTAGTATGTCTGATTTGGCTGTACCTCCATGGGCAAGCAGCCCCGAGGAGTTCATTAGATTGCATCGAGATGCTCTGGAAAGCCCCCATGTTTCATCTCGATTACATCATTGGATTGATATTACTTTTGGTTACAAAATGTCGGGCCAGGCTGCTATTACTGCAAAGAATGTTATGCTGTCTTCATCTGAGCCAGCTGTACCAAGGTCGGTTGGACGCCGTCAGCTTTTTTTCCGGCCTCACCCGGTGCGCCTGCGTTTTTCCCGCGAGAAGGAACAAAGTAGAAATGAACAAGAAATGCATACGTTTCATGGCTTTGGGGTGGACAACAAGAGATCCGTCATCCTCGAAGCTGATGAGTATTTGGAAGAAACTGAAGAGGCATCTGCATTTTCTGAACATGCATCACATCTAAGTCCTCAATATCACCTTTATCAAAACTTGGATGAGTCTCCTTTGCATGAATCTTCTAGTGAGAACACGAACAAAGCTGATACTAGTCTTTCTGGAACTTCAAGAAACAAAGGCGTGCCATCCGATATATGTTTGAATTATCTTCTGGAGCATATAGACGTGCGAGACGAAGTTTCTATAGAACCTCAGGAGTTGTTACTATGGCGGCAAGATTTCTGCCTAGGAAAGGCCATCGCAGAGGATATTTTCTCTATTGGCTGTGTCTTGGCGGAACTTTATTTGATGAGGCCGCTATTTAACTCGGTGTCTCTGGCTACTTATTTAGAAGGTGGTGACTTACCTGAATTAATCAAGGAACTTCCTCCTCTTACTAAAGTACTTGTTGAAGCTTGCATTGAACGAGATTGGCGAAG GAGGCCGTCAGCAAAGAGTCTTTTGAACTCTCCGTATTTCTCAGCCACAGTGAAGTCAGCTTACTTGTTTGCTGCTCCACTTCACCTTTTGGCCAAAGGTGGAACACGCTTGTATTATGCTGCTAGTTTTGCCAAACAGGGGGCCTTAAAAGCAATGGGATCATTTGTGGCAGAGATGTGTGCTGCGTACTGCTTGCCACTGGTGACGACACTTCTATCTGACAACGAGTGTGAATGGGCTTATGTACTTATCAAAGAATTCACAAAATATTTGACACCAGTGGCTGTGCAAAGACTTGTCTTGCCTTCTATCCAGAAGATCTTATTG ACGACAGGTTACTCGCATTTGAAAGTTTCTCTTCTTCAAGATTCGTTTGTGAGGGAACTATGGACTCGAATTGGAAAGAGAGTATACCTTGAAATGATTCATCCACTAGTCATATCAAACTTGTATAATTCTCCGGACAAGATTTCGGCTTCTGCAGCTTCTGTGCTGCTGATTGGTTCCAGCGAAGAGCTTGGCGCCCCTGTTACAGTCCATCAG ACTATACTGCCTCTGATTAATTACTTCGGAAAAGGAATACGTACTGATGGGATTGAGGTGCTGGTTAGAATTG GGAGACTGTTGGGCGTGAACTACATTGTCAAACAAATGATGCCATTGCTTGAACATGTTGTTTGCTTCTGTATCGATCTTTCTTCTATGAAAAAACCAGAGCCTGTCCATAGTTGGTGTTCTTTAGCACTGACTGATTGCCTAATCACACTCGATGGTCTAGTTGCTCTTATACCAGACGAGTTGCTCATACATGAACTAACCAAA GGTCGGTTGTGCCTACACGTAAGAGTACTTATGCAGAAAAACCTAGAGTTGCGAGTCCTTCAG TTTGCTGCAACTTCCCTGATGTCAATTTGCCAGCGGATTGGACAAGAGTTGACTGCATTGCATGTTCTACCGCAGTTGAAGGAGCTTTTCGATGAATTTGCTTTCTCTGAGAAGAGTACTGATGTATCTGACTCTTTAAACTGGAAGATCAGAACTACAGAAAGAAATTCCCATCCAGAATCTCCAATCAAAAGCCGTATGGATCTTGT GTTGCTTCTGTATCCTTCTTTCGCCTCACTTCTTGGTATGGAGAAATTACGTCAGGGCTGTCCAACCTGGCTACTACTCGAGCAATATCTGCTAAAGCATCATAACTGGAAG TGGGAATACACAGGACGATCCTCTCGATATAATATGGAAACCAAGCCTGTGCTAAGCAAGGGCCCTGCGTCTAAGCACACTCCTAAGACATTGCTTAATGGATCTGGACGGGTAGTTCCCCAGTCGCAGGGCTTAAGAAACTCCAATCACTTAAAACCTCATATACATGacccagttgaaggacaagaaGAAGTCTTAAGCCCTTTGGTGCATGAACCCTGGTCATGGTTTCCTAGTCCAGTAGCTTGTTGGGATGGACTTGACATTGGACGTTTTGGAAACCCCAAAGATGAGCAACGATGGAAAATTAGAGCATCTGTTTTGTCTTCAGCTCATGCCCATCGCGGAGCTCTAAGATCTTTAGTGGTTTCTGAAGATGAGTGTACAGTTTTCACCTCAGGTATTGATCCAGGGTTCAAGGGAAGTGTTCAGAAGTGGGAACTAGCAAGCTTAAGCTGTGTCTCTGGTTATCATGCCCATGAAGAG GTTGTTAATGACATCAGTATTTTATCTTCCACCGGAAAGATAGCATCTTGTGACGGAACAATACATGTGTGGAACAGCCAAACCGGGAAACTAATACATTTGTTCTCCGAGTCACCTGCGGATCAAGATCAAGATCAAGCTTCCTCATATCTGTCATCAAACAATAATTCCAATCAGTCTAATAGACATGTGTCACATGGGTTATCAAATGGGATATTCGATGGAAACATGTATACATGTATGCATTATTTAGAGTACATGGATCAGCTTGTTGTCGGAACCGGATCCGGAGCCCTCAG GTTTATCGATTTAGCAAGAGGCCAGAAGCTTCAACTTTGGAGTGGAGAATCTTTTGAATCTGGGTCTACTTCCCTCGTATCTGCTCTTTGTTCAGGAGGATCTCATACTAAACAAGGAGACGGAGCATCAGTATCACCATCTTGGATTGCAGCTGGTTTTAGTTCTGGCCAGTGTAAGCTATTTGACTTGAGGAAAGGTGGGGTTATTTCCTCCTGGAGAGCTCATGACGGATATGTGACCAAG TTAGCGGCACCTGAGAGCCATTTACTTGTGTCCAGCTCTCTTGACAAAACCCTACGTATCTGGGACTTGAGGAA GAGCTGGACACCAGAGCCTTTTGTTGTTAAAGGACACAACGACGGTGTTTCAGGTTTCTCCATCTGGGGCAAAGACGTTATCTCCATCTCAAGAAACAACATTGGGGTTTTCTCACTGTCAAAGTCTCAAGACGAG GacgagcagcagcagcagcagcggaTTATACCACAGAAACTGTATATGGCGGAAAAGGGAGGAAGAGTGAGGTCGGACTTATCGACCATTTGTGTTTTACCATTCTCCAGGTTGTTCATCGTTGGAGCACATGATGGTTACTTGAGAATCTGTTGTTGA
- the LOC106387794 gene encoding protein CANDIDATE G-PROTEIN COUPLED RECEPTOR 7 has translation MTKMPPAIAILLFSVALLAAIPPSTAEIKSLVISDDARPMILFEKFGFTHTGHVTVSVSSVSVVSTSSDPNPDPSRLGFFLLSEESLLQVLLEMQQNARFCVLDSHYVTHLFTFRDLSPPPNSRFNHSYPVTSPNEYSLFFANCVPETKVSMAVRTEMYNKDPNGSKDYLPAGATQLPSLYSFFFLCYVAFLGYWSYTCWTNKRMVHRIHLLMAGLLLIKSLNLICAAEDKHYVKITGTPHGWDILFYIFQFIRVVLLFTVIILIGTGWSFLKPFLQEKEKNVLIIVIPLQVLANIASIVIGETGPFIKDWVTWNQVFLLVDIICCCAIIFPIVWSIRALRETSKTDGKAARNLSKLTLFRQFYIVVIGYLYFTRIVVFALKTIAAYKYQWVSFAAEEIVSLVFYVIMFYMFRPEEKNEYFAVDDDEEEAAALALRDDEFEL, from the coding sequence ATGACGAAAATGCCCCCTGCAATCGCCATCCTCCTCTTCTCCGTCGCGCTCCTCGCCGCGATCCCACCTTCCACAGCCGAGATCAAATCCCTCGTAATCTCCGACGACGCCCGCCCCATGATCCTCTTCGAAAAATTCGGATTCACACACACCGGCCACGTCACGGTCTCCGTCTCCTCGGTCTCCGTCGTCTCCACCTCCTCGGATCCGAACCCCGACCCGTCGCGCCTCGGATTCTTCCTCCTCTCGGAAGAGTCCCTCCTCCAGGTCCTCCTCGAGATGCAGCAGAACGCTCGATTCTGCGTCCTCGATTCCCACTACGTCACGCACCTCTTCACGTTCCGAGATCTCTCCCCTCCGCCGAACTCGCGGTTCAACCACTCGTACCCGGTGACTTCCCCGAACGAGTACTCTCTCTTCTTCGCGAACTGCGTCCCCGAGACGAAGGTCTCCATGGCGGTTCGCACGGAGATGTATAACAAAGATCCCAACGGATCTAAGGACTATCTCCCCGCGGGAGCTACTCAGCTGCCGTCTCTCtactccttcttcttcctctgctacGTGGCGTTTTTAGGTTACTGGAGCTATACCTGCTGGACGAATAAGAGAATGGTACACCGGATCCATCTTCTCATGGCGGGGCTGCTTTTAATCAAATCGTTGAATCTGATCTGCGCGGCGGAGGATAAGCATTACGTGAAGATCACGGGGACGCCTCATGGATGGGATATACTCTTCTACATCTTCCAGTTCATTCGCGTTGTTTTGCTTTTCACTGTGATTATCTTGATCGGAACGGGATGGTCGTTCTTGAAGCCGTTTTTgcaggagaaggagaagaatgtGTTGATCATTGTGATCCCGCTTCAGGTGCTAGCGAACATTGCTTCGATTGTGATCGGTGAGACTGGACCTTTTATTAAAGATTGGGTGACGTGGAACCAAGTGTTTTTGTTGGTTGATATAATTTGCTGCTGTGCGATTATCTTCCCTATCGTATGGTCGATTCGGGCCTTGAGGGAGACGTCGAAGACGGATGGGAAAGCTGCGAGGAACTTGTCGAAGCTGACGTTGTTTAGGCAGTTTTATATTGTTGTTATTGGGTATCTTTACTTCACGAGGATTGTGGTGTTTGCGTTGAAGACGATTGCGGCGTATAAGTACCAGTGGGTGAGCTTTGCGGCGGAGGAGATTGTGAGTTTGGTGTTCTAtgtgattatgttttatatgtttAGGCCTGAGGAGAAGAATGAGTACTTtgctgttgatgatgatgaagaagaagctgctGCTTTGGCGCTTAGAGACGATGAGTTTGAGCTTTGA